In Candidatus Yanofskybacteria bacterium, the DNA window AATCATCCTTGTCTAATTTACCGGAATCTATCATCGGATTAACCGTTCTCACTAAATCAAATATATGGCTAATGGCGCGAGGAGTATTAAAGTCATCATCCATTTCTTTTTCAAAATTTTCCTTGATTTTACCAACCATATCCAACTTAGTAGCTGAGCTACCAAGTGAATTTTGAGCAGATTTTAGCCTGGAAATAAATTCAGCAAGACGATTTGTTGCGGCCTCTGCTTGTTTCAGCAATTCTTCGTTGTAATCTAATGGCGAGCGGTAGTGCGAGCTTAGGAAATAAAACCGTAAAACTTCTGGACTGTAGTTTTTCAAAGCTTCGCGTAAAATCATAAAATTACCTAATGATTTAGACATTTTTTGGGTTTTATTAACCAAAAATCCTGCATGCATCCAGTATCGGACAAAAGGTTTTAGTCCGGAAGCTGACTCTTGCTGAGCAATTTCCGCTTCGTGGTGTGGAAACATCAAATCTGCACCAGCACCATGCAAGTCATATTGGGGCCCAAAGTATTTCTCGGTGATGGCGGTATCTTCTATGTGCCAGCCCGGTCTACCGTAGCCGAACTCGCTATCCCAGCCGGGTTCTTCCGGTTTAGAAAATTTCCAGAGACAAAAATCACCGCGATTCCTCTTGTTTGGATTATCATCAATGCGGGATAGACCATCTTCGGCCATTTCAACTGTCCTGCCGGATAATTTGCCATATTCCGGGAACGTTTTTAGATCAAAATATAAACCGTCGCCCTCTATTTTATACGCGTTACTCTTTTTTATGAGAGTTTGGACTTGTTTTATGACTTGATCAATGTTTTTCGTGGCCGGTTCGTAATGACTAACCGAATCAATTCCCAACTTTTTTATATCTTCTAAAAATAGGTCAGCATAATCTTTTGCGTAATCTAATGGGTCTCTTCCTAGATCAAGCGCGCGAGTAATTATTTTATCGTCAATATCGGTAATGTTTTGTATATATTCAACATCATAATCCTTGTGTCTTAAATATTTTGCGACAACGTCAAAAACCGTATAGGTTCTGGCGTTGCCAACGTGGATATAATCATAAACCGTTGGTCCGCAGACAAACATTTTAACCTTCTTGGGTTCAGCCGGTTTAAATTCTTCTTTTTGGCGAGTTAGGGTGTTGTAGATTTGCATAAGAGATGGTTTCAAAACTCCTTTCGTAGCGAAATTTCTGATTTTTTAATAAGACGAGAAAGATGAGTAAAATGCCCGGAAACGTAGCAAAAGCTACGGTGAGGACATTTTACGAAATCTGACAAAGTATTATTCAAAAATCAGGGGTTGCAGCAGAAATGGAGTTTTGAAACCATCTCATACTACAAAATAAAGAAAATTAATACTGCAAAAAATGTCATAATAAAAAATGTAAGGTAACCCAGTATATTCAATGTGCGGCTATTTACGCGTTCCCCGACCACTTTTTTGTTGTTTGCCATATGTATTACCATCAATATCAAAATTGGAGCAATAATGCCATATAATATGGAAGTGTAAAACAAGGCTTTTATGGGATGGAACCCGAAAAGCGGGATTAGCAGGCCGATTACCGCTGAAATTATAATTATACCGTAAAATTGCTTGGCTTTGGTAAAACTTCTATCCAGACCTTCAGACCAACCGAAAATTTCCGCCACAACGTAAGCGGCCGAACCGGCCAATACTGGTATTGCCAAAAATCCCGAGCTTATTATACCAATTGTGAATAAAAGGTAAGAATATTCCCCGGCAAGCGGTTTTAATGCTTCGGCGGCGTCACGCAGAGTTTCAATATTATTAATTCCAGCTCTAAAAAGAGTGGAGGCGGTCAAGGCGATTATAAAAAAAGTTATGATATTGGAAAAAACCATGCCAAACCGCGTATCCATTTTTAAGGTTTTCAATTCGTCATCGGTTGTCGGGCGCAAGTGGCATATCTGGCCGGGCTTGCATTGCTCAATTGTTTTTTCCTCAACTTCCTGATTTGCCTGCCAAAAATACAAGTAGGGCGACAATGTCGTGCCCATAAAAGCAGTCAGAACCACAAAAAAATCTTTGTTAAAAACAAAACTGGGCACAAAGGTATGATAAAAGACTTGCGACCAGTTTTGGTGGACGGTGAATGTGGCAAATATATATGCAAACAAGCTCAAAGCCAGCCATTTGAATATTATGAAAATTTTCTGATAAGACACAAAGATCGTAACGGCTAAAATAATTATCATCATAACAACGGCGGTTATTTTTTCAGGAAAAGGCGTAATTATTGCCAAAGCTTGCGACATGCCGGACATATCGGCCCCGATGTTGATCGTATTGGTTCCCACAATCAAGATGGCTATCAAAAACATAAGCCAGCGCGGATAGAACTTTTTCATATTGCCGGCCAGGCCGCGATTTGAAATCCTACCGATGCGGGCGCTCATTTCCTGGATTGCTATCATAAGTGGAAGCGAGAACAAGGCTACCCACAAAAAACGGTAACCGAATTTGGCTCCGGCAATGGAGTAGGTGGCAATAGCCGACGGTTCGTCATCCGAAGCCCCGGTAATCAAGCCTGGACCTAACCGCTGCCAGAATTGTTTTAGTTTGTGCATTCTTGAATTATAACAACTGGATTTGTTTTTACCAATTGGCACTCTTGACCTTAGAGTGCCAATGTGTATAATGGGTAATATGATTACTAATAGACAGGGAGCGCTGCTTGCCTCTATAATTGAAAATTTTATTAGGACCGCAGAACCGGTAAGTTCAAAACTGCTTGAAAAATCAGGATTTTTTGGCTTAAGTTCGGCTACTATTAGGTCTGAAATGAATGATTTGGAAGAGCTTGGTTTTTTGGCACATTTATACACCTCCAGCGGTCGTATACCGACAGATATGGCATACAGATATTATGTGGATAATATTGTAAGCGAAAAGCAAGAGATGAAAAATGAAAAACAAGAAAAAGAAATAAAAACTGCCATTGTCGGAGCCGGAGATGATCCGAGAGAAATAAATAGGATAGTGGCGCAGACACTCTCGGATTTATCAGAAAATTTGGTTATAACCAACATCATTGATGAAGACGAATTTTTCAAGGTCGGGCTTTCAAGTCTATTTGAAATGCCGGAATTCCGGGAGTTTGATAGAATGTTCAGGTTGACCAGTTTTTTTGATGAGTTCGATTCCTTATTTAATCAAATCGAAAAAGAATTTTTTATTGATGATATTAAAGTTTTTATTGGGCGAGAAAATCCTGTTCGGAATATCAGGGATGAGACGATTATGTTTGCAAGATACAACCTGCCGCAGAATTTAACCGGTTCACTGACGTTGGTGGGTCCTACCAGGATGGACTACGCAAAAAATTTGGGGTTAATTAAGTATGTGACACACGAGTTAAACAAACTAAGCAAAACAGTATAGACAAGTTAGAAAACACCACACAACAAAAATTTGAACACAAAGCAGAAACAGATGCGCTTAAGGAAGCTATTTTGAGCGGTGATGAAGGAAGGGTATACGAGTTGTTAGAAAAAATAAACGAAATTCTGATTGGAGAAAAGGGTACTTATTCCTTGCCAGAATGGAGTAGGGAAGAAATTCGTGCTCTGATAAATTCTAAAAAGCTAGATGTAAAAGTTTATCTGGGCGATGGAGGACTGTCGCGCCTTCTTTTAATACGGTTAAAAAATAAAATCATTTTTGAAATAAGTATTGCATCAAGCGGGGAAGTAAAAGAAAGGTGGAAAAAACTTTTTGGGCCCAGTCACTAAATTTTTGCCAATTAAATCAAAAAATATGGATGACCAAAAACAAAAAAACGAAAATCAAAATCAAAACAATATAAATCAAACCATTGTTGCCGACGAGAAAGATATGACAGAAGAATATTTAAATAATTGGAAGCGCGAGAGAGCCGATTTTGTAAACTACAAAAAAGATGAGGCCAAGAGAATGGAGGAATTTGTTAAGTTTGCAAATGCGGGTTTGATTTTAGAATTATTGGATACCATGGACGATTTATATATGGCTACAAAGCAAGTCAAAGATGCAGGTCTGGGGCAGGTAATTAAAAAGTTTGAAGATTTGTTAAAAAAATATGGCGTGGAAAAAATTGAGGTAGGCGGCCCTTCGACGGGCTCAGGGCAGGTAAAATTTGATCCAATGTTACATGAGGTAGTAAGCATGGAAGAAGGCGACCCCGTAAAATCGCCTGACGGCGACAACGGGGCAAGAAATATAGAGGAAGTAAGAGTCGGCTATACAATGAATGGCAGAGTAATCAGGCCGGCAAGGGTTAAAATTATAAAATAATAAAGCGGTTTTAGCCAAAGCATGCCTCAGGCACGCTTCGCCGCTCCAGCGGCGGCTACGCTATTTCGTCTCACGGATTTGATTTTTGACGGAGAAATATTTTATCAAAAATCAACCGAGCAATCCGTTCGTCGGAATGCCTGAAACATACTTTGGCAAAAACCTAAAAATAATAAACATGAGCAAGGTACTTGGAATTGATTTGGGAACAACTAATTCGGCGATGGCGATTGTGGAGATCGGACAGCCGAGAGTGCTGGAAAATAAGGAAGGGATGAGGACCACTCCTTCGGTGGTTGCTGTTGGTAAAAACGGCGAGCGTTATGTCGGCGTTACTGCCAAGCGCCAAGCCGTTACCAACCCCGCCAATACCATTTTTTCAGTTAAGAGGCTTATCGGTCGCCGTTTTTCAGATACAGAGGTTCAACACGACAAGAAGCTTCTGCCCTATGAGATTAAGGAGGGTTCAAATGGCGATGTAGAAGTAAAAATGCAGGAAAAATGGTATAAGCCTGCAGAAATCTCGGCAATGGTTTTGCAAAAATTAAAAACGGACACTGAAGATAAGCTTGGTGAGAAGATTAC includes these proteins:
- a CDS encoding cysteine--tRNA ligase; the encoded protein is MQIYNTLTRQKEEFKPAEPKKVKMFVCGPTVYDYIHVGNARTYTVFDVVAKYLRHKDYDVEYIQNITDIDDKIITRALDLGRDPLDYAKDYADLFLEDIKKLGIDSVSHYEPATKNIDQVIKQVQTLIKKSNAYKIEGDGLYFDLKTFPEYGKLSGRTVEMAEDGLSRIDDNPNKRNRGDFCLWKFSKPEEPGWDSEFGYGRPGWHIEDTAITEKYFGPQYDLHGAGADLMFPHHEAEIAQQESASGLKPFVRYWMHAGFLVNKTQKMSKSLGNFMILREALKNYSPEVLRFYFLSSHYRSPLDYNEELLKQAEAATNRLAEFISRLKSAQNSLGSSATKLDMVGKIKENFEKEMDDDFNTPRAISHIFDLVRTVNPMIDSGKLDKDDSKKIIGLLNNINKVLGIIPEKIQEIPAEIQKLASERETARQQKDFTRADELREQIKNLGYEVEDTNYGALIKKLPQAS
- a CDS encoding Nramp family divalent metal transporter, which translates into the protein MHKLKQFWQRLGPGLITGASDDEPSAIATYSIAGAKFGYRFLWVALFSLPLMIAIQEMSARIGRISNRGLAGNMKKFYPRWLMFLIAILIVGTNTINIGADMSGMSQALAIITPFPEKITAVVMMIIILAVTIFVSYQKIFIIFKWLALSLFAYIFATFTVHQNWSQVFYHTFVPSFVFNKDFFVVLTAFMGTTLSPYLYFWQANQEVEEKTIEQCKPGQICHLRPTTDDELKTLKMDTRFGMVFSNIITFFIIALTASTLFRAGINNIETLRDAAEALKPLAGEYSYLLFTIGIISSGFLAIPVLAGSAAYVVAEIFGWSEGLDRSFTKAKQFYGIIIISAVIGLLIPLFGFHPIKALFYTSILYGIIAPILILMVIHMANNKKVVGERVNSRTLNILGYLTFFIMTFFAVLIFFIL
- a CDS encoding nucleotide exchange factor GrpE; translation: MDDQKQKNENQNQNNINQTIVADEKDMTEEYLNNWKRERADFVNYKKDEAKRMEEFVKFANAGLILELLDTMDDLYMATKQVKDAGLGQVIKKFEDLLKKYGVEKIEVGGPSTGSGQVKFDPMLHEVVSMEEGDPVKSPDGDNGARNIEEVRVGYTMNGRVIRPARVKIIK